Within the Pseudonocardia alni genome, the region GCTGCGCGCGCAACTCGGAGGAGAGCCGGTCGGCCTGGTCGTTGGTGTCGACCAGCAGCAGCGACGCCTTCCCGGCCAGGGTGTCGGCCAGCCACGCCCGCGCCGCCGAGGCCTCGGCCGCATCCCGCGGGCCGCAGTCGATCAGACGGCCGTGGCGGTGGTACTCGTCGAGCACCGTGGTGTCGCCCTCGCGCAGCCGTAGCGATGCCTCGCGTTCCCATGCGTGGGTGAAGCGGCGGGCCTCGTTGAGCTCGTAGCGCGCCCCGCCCGCCCGCGAGATCAGATCCATGCCGCCGCCGGCGCCGATCGCGGCGAGCTGGCGCGGATCCCCGACCAGCAACAGCTTCGCCCCCGCCGCATCCACATGGCCGTGGATGGCGGCCAGGGCGGGGGTGTCGGTCATCGCCGACTCGTCCACCACCACGATGTCCCCGGAGTGCAGCCGAAACCCCAGATCCGCGTCGTCGCGGGGGCGGCCGGCGGTGAGCCGGTCCTGGGTCGCGAGCCACGCGGCGATGTTGCGCGCGGTCAGGCCCTGCTCGGCCAGCACCGTCGTTGCCGCCTGCGCGGTAGCGAGCCCGAACACCCGCCGCGGCGGACCACCGCTGGTCAGGTCGGGGGCGGTCCAGGCCCGCGCCATCATCCCGACGGTGAACGACTTCCCCGTCCCGGGCGGGCCGACCAGGGTCTCGACCCGAGCCCCGGACCCGAGGATGCCGTGGACGGCGGCCTCCTGCGCGGCCCCGAGCCGGGTGCCGTTCGCGGCCAGTCCGGTCAGGAACCGGTCGATCACGGCGTCGGGCAGGCGCTCGCCGTCGTGACGCCCGGCAGCACCGGCGAGGATCCGCTCGGTGTGGACGTGCCCGGTCGTCGCGTAGAGAGTGGCGCCGGGGGCCTCGAACGCGGAGTCGCCGTTGGCGAGCTTGTACTCATCCGGCAGGACGTCGGCCGCGGGGCGCTTGGTCTGCACACTGGCGAGGTCGGCAGTCATGGCCTCGTCGGCGAGGACATCGAGGAGCTTCGCGATCTGCGCGCCGTCGCTGATCCCGAGGTGGTCGGGCAGCGCACTGTTCAGCGCGCGGATGAGGTCCGGGCGGGTCCACACGGTCCGGGAGTTCTGCACCTCGGCGAGCGCGACGTACACGACCTCGGCCGGGGACCACTGCATCGGCGGGACCTCGCCCGGGCGGGCGGCCAGGGCGGCGTCGGCGATCCCGGCCAGGCCACCGGCGATCTCGGCGTCCATCCGGGCCGCGACCCGGTCGAGCAGCTCCTCACGAGTCTCACCTTGGTGGGACTTACGGGCCCGGGTGGCGAGGGTGGCCTGCTGGGCGAGGCGTTCGAGCTGGTAGCCGTTCGGGGCGTGCCCGTAGCGGGCCTCGAACGCCTCGACCAGCTCCGCGGTCTTCGCGGTCACCTTGTTCCGCCGCGTCGAGATCAGGCTCATCGCCTGCTCCGATACCCCCACGACCTCGCGAGCCTTGCCATCCGGGCGGGTCGCCATCACCAACCCGAGCGACGCCGTGATCCGCTCCTCGGTCGTGCGCTCCGCGACCGCGGCGGCAGCCGGACGCCAGCGATGCAGACTCCGGCCGTCGACGGTGCGCCACACCCCGTCCGGGCCCTCGACACGGTTAAGGATCGTGTTGTGGACGTGCAGCTGCGGGTCCCGGTCACGAGAGTCGTGCTGGAAAAACGACGCCACGGTGAAGGCATGCGCGTCGGCATAGCGGCCGGCGGCACCGCCGTGGTGCCCGACCCGGGTATAGCCGGCCTTGTCCTGCAGCAGCTCCAGCGCGGCGTTGTTCCCGGCCCAGATCGCGTCCTCGACCGCCGCCCGGAACTGCCCCCACGCCGCGGCGGTCGCCTCGTCCCCGGCCTGGCGAGCGGCGACCTCACGGGCCTCGAACGCGGTGTGCAGCAGCGTCACCGACTTCTGCACGGAGAACGTGGCGTCGTAGAACGCGACGTTGTGCCGGGCCGACTTGCCTGCGTCCGTCCGGAGCTGGGCGCGGCGTTCCGCCGCGGCGTCCGGCTCGCGTTCCAGCGCGGCGGCGTAGATCTCGTCCTCGGACAGGTACTTGCGACCGGTGTGTCCCAGCGTCGGGACGGTGTCCCACTGGGACGGGTCGTGGAACGCGGTGTCCCGCGGGTCGAGGAACCGCTCGTAGACCGCGCGCATGTCCTGGGCCTCGACCAGGCCGTGCAGCCCGAGCTTCTCCGCTCCGGCGCCCCACCAGCGGCCCGGGGGCTCCCCGTCGGCGACGGCGCCGGTGTAGTAGTTCTCCCGCCCGGTCGCGACCTCCTTCAACAGGTACTCCGGGCTGTAGCCGTTGACGATCCTCAGCACCGCGACCACCCCGCGACGGCGGCGAGCCGGGCCGGGCAGGTCTGCGCGGCGGGTGTCGGGGTTGCCGGGAGGCCGAAGGCCGGCCCGGACCCGCGGATCGTGATGCAAGGGTGTGATCGCTTTGATCTTGGGCTCTAATTGCTCTGTTCGGGGTAGTCGCTCTGGGTTCTCGTCGCGTGCTCGGTCGCGGTGATGTTCTGGCTGCTGGTGGTCATCGGGTGGTCCTGTTCTGGGGCTCGTCGGGGACGAGGTGCAGGGTGTTCGGGGCCTGCTGCGGGGTGTCGCGGAGCTGCTGGAGTGCTCGGGCGGCGGTGCCGCGGCCGACGTCGGCCAGGTCCTGCAGCTCGCGCACCGTCGGGAGGTTGCCGTGGCGCTGGCGGTGGGTCTGGGCGGTCGTGCGGGCGCGTTCCTGGGCGCCCGCACCGGTCCCGGGCTCCGGCCGGACCGCCGGGCCGGGTGCCGGGCGGGACACCAGCCGCGGCGGGGCCGGGATCACCGGCCCGTCCAGCGCGGGCGGGACAGCCGGGCCGTGTCCCACCGGGTCGTGGTGTTCCACCGGTGTCCGGCCGGACGGCGGGACGGTGATGGTCGCCCGGGCACGCGGCGCGGACACGCCGTCGGAATCGGGCCGATCCCGGTCCGCAGGTCTCGGCTCGGGGCGGGTCTCGGCGAGGAGGTAGAGCAGATGCGCGACGACGGCCGCGGCGATCGCGGGCCACGCCCCGACCCCGAACCGCAACACCGCATCCGCCTCGACCGGCGGGGCCCCGGGAGCCGGGGCGGGCCCGGCGAGGAACACCGCCTGCGCCAGACCCGACAGCCCGGCGGCGACGATCACCACGCTCCACGCGTAGCGGGCGGCGCCACCGGACAGCCGCGCGGTCGCGGTGTAGGCGACCAGGGCCAGGCCGTCGGTGATCAGCGGGTAGATCCACGCCACCGCGACCGGGACCCGCGCGGCAACCGCGACCTCGAACAGGCCGTGCGCGGTCGCCACCGCGGCGCCGATCGCGACGGCCAGGCCCGGCAGCCACACCGACGCCCGACCCCAGCGCGCCCCGCTTCCCGCGGCCGTCATCGCAGAGCCGTCCCGATCGGGCCGGCGTCGACCGCCGGGGCGGGCTCGGGCGGGGCCTGGTCGCGCTGCCCGGCCCACCACCGTGCGATCTCCTCAACGTGATCGGTGCCCGGAACCGGCAGCGCCGCGCCGCCGGGGGCGCTCCAGCCGGGGCGGGTCTGGTGGCGCTCGATCGAGCACGACCCGGCCTCCTTCCGGATCCGGTTGACCACCCCGGGCCGCTGACGGTCGTGCCAGTCCCCCGCCGCGCCGACCGACGCGGCCGGGCCCTGGTAGGCGGCGAGCCAGGCGTGCATGAGCCAGAGCAGCTCCTCGACGACCTCGGGGTGCCACAGCCAGCACTCGGGCAGCACCTTCGCCGCGTCGGGATAGCGCAGGAACACCGCCTGCGCCCACCCGCACAGCTCGTCGAGCAGCCGCCGGGTCTCGGCGGTGTCGGTCGGGGCCAGCAGCCACGACGGCGCCGCCGGGATCCGCCGGCGCGCGGTCACCGCGGCCAATGCCTCCGAGAGCTGCCCGACGAGCCGCCCCAGCTCCCCGACCTGGTCGCGGATCGGCTCCAGCTCGGCGACCTGGCGGCGCAGTGTGTCGACCTGACCGGCCAGCCGGGCCAGCGCCCCGCCGTCACCCGGCTCGGGGTGCGACGGCGGGTTCACCGCTCCCACCCCGCCCCGTCACCGTCGCCCGACGGGGCCCGGCCCGGGGCCGGTGCGTCGTCGAGCTGGTCGGCGACGGCCTCGGCCTGCGAGGCGCGCACCAGGTCGGAGAAGCGGCGGGCCTCGGCCTCGGTCAGCGGCCGGACCCCGTCCTCGGCGGTCTCGTCCGGCGTGAGCCACATCCCGCCGACGGACGCACCGTGCCCCTCGGCGAGAACCCGCTCACGGTCTCCGGGCTCCTCGATCTCCGCCGGGGGGCGGTCGTTCGGGGTGTGCACGTCGTCCTCCTGGTCGCGGTTGTTCTGGTCCTGGTGCTGCCCGGTGAGGGCGGTGGCGGTTGCGGCGGCCTCTGCTGCGGCGACGCGAGCGTCGTGAGCCGCGACGGCTTCGCGGTGCGAGCGCTCCCGGCCCTCCCGGGCGACCGTCACGAGCCGCGGCTGCGGGTCGCAGCCGGTCGTGTTGGTCAGCTCGTCGAGCCCGACCCGATGGGCGCGGTAGCCCCACATCTCCGCGTCGGAGTGCAGCCCGGCCAGCCGATCCCGCTCGGTGATCGCCGACGTCCCCCGCGCCTGCCGCAGCGCCGCGACCGCGGCGGCATCGGCACGGGCGCGGGCCTGCGCGACGGTCTCGCCACCCGCGAAGTCCACCCACCCGAACCTGGCGCAGGCGTCGTCGAGGTCGAACTCGTCGAGCCGCCAGCCCAACGAGGGCCGGCCGTGCACTCCGGTGGCGTCGCGCAGGTAGGAGGCGACGACCTGTTCCGCGTCCGTCCGGCCCCCGGGGAGGTCGGCGGCGAGCCGGTCGACGGCCTGGGCCGGGGTCCACATCTCGTAGCGCTCGCTCATCGGGTCCACCGCCCATCACTCGCGCCACCGGCCGGGCCAGCGGGACGACCGCCCTCGCAATCGGGACCGGGCTCGTGCGGCGCGGTCTCCTCGACGGCCTGGTCAGCCTCGGTACCGCGGCGGATCGCGCGGAGCTCGGCGAACATCCGGTTGGACGACCGGACCCGCTCGGCCGCCTCGCTGTAGCGGTCTGGCCACCGTGCGGCGAGCAGGACCAGGAGGCGTTCGAGCTGGCCATCGGCCCACACCCGAGCGGCCTCACCGCGGCGGTGCCAGCGGTTCTCGGCCTGGATCCGCGCCAGCACCCGCGCCCGACGCCGCACATCGCGGCGACGCCACGCCATCTGCGCCCGCCCGATCACCGGGGCGATCCCGCGGCGGATCACCACCACCCGCCCCGCGGGCAGGTTCGCGATCTGCGCCGGAGCGAGCACCGGCACCTTCCGCACGCTGCGCGAGGCGACGCGGCCGTGGTCATCGGTCGTGGTGACCCGCTCGTCCCGCTCTCCGGCCAGGGTGGACCAGAACTCCAGGTCCGCCTTGTCCCGGGTCCCGCCGAAGATCATGACGGCGGCGGTGTTGTTCAGGATGGTCGCCGCCTTGTGCTCACCCCAGCGGGCCAGGAGTTGGGCCCGGGACTGGAACGCGCACAGGATCGTCACCCCACGACCGCCCATGTCCGCGGTCCACGACTCCAGCGGGACCGGGGAGATCAGGGCGGCCTCGTCCAGGAACAACCCCAGCGGCGGATCCAGCCGCCCCTTCGGCTGCCCGGCGGCCAGCCGTCGGGCCTCGCGGGCGATGTGCCCGGTCAGCGCACACACCAGTGGGGCGGTCTGGGCCTCCTCGGCGCCGAGCAGGAACACCGTCGCGCGGTCGTCGAGGAGCCGGGCGACGTCGAAGCCGTCCCCCGGCTCCGCCGCCGCAGCCGCCGCGGGATGGGTCAGCCACCCGAGGGCGGGCATCACGCTGGAGGTGATCGAGGAACGGGTGCGCTCGTTGGTGGTCAGGAACTGCATGACGTCCTGCTCGAACGCGGTCACCCCCGAGCGGCGCAGCAGTGCGGGGACCTCGCGGCCGGCGGTGTCGGGGTCGGCGACCCAGCCGAGGACGTCGGCCATCAGCTTGTGCCCGAGGGCGGCGGCGTGCAGCAGGGCGGCGAGGACGCGGCGGGCCTGACCGTCCCAGAACTCCCGATCCCCACCCGACCCGGACGCGACGGCGGCGAGCATGTCCGTGGCCCGCTCGGTCGCGCTCACCGGGTCGGTGCAGCCGGTCAGCGGATCGAACGTGATCGTGCTGGCCCGGCCGCCGAGGCCGGCGGGGTTGAACACGAACACCTCACCCCGGGTCTGGCGGCGCAGCGGCGCGCACAGGTCGAGCAGGTCGGTGCGGGTCGAGGTCACCAGGGCCGCGCCGGGGGCGTCCAGGACGCGCCCGGCGAGCCAGCCGGTCTTACCGGTGCGGGGACCGCCGACCACGATCACCACGTCCTCGACCAGCGCCCACACCCGCAACACGCCCGTACGGCACAACTCCACCGCGGCCTCGCTCGTGGCGAGCCGGGCCCGCTGCCACCGCGGGAGACCGGCCAGGGACGGGCGGACTGTGCCGGTCCGTCGGCGGACGGCCAGGGTCCCGGCGTGGCGGACGATGTCCAGCGACGACGCGACGCCGACCTTCCGGCGGGACCGCGCGGCCCAGCGGGACACTGTGGCCGACGAGCGCGACCAGCGGTGCCACACGATCACCCCCGCCAGCCCGACCACGGCGACGAGTGCAGGCCAGGACAGGGCGGTGACGATCGTCGCGGCCGGGAGCAGCGCGACCAGGGCGAGGCCGGCGGCCAACGCTCGGGCGCCGCGGGCCCAGGCGAGCAGCGCGCCCGCGGCGAACATCGCGAGTACGAGCGCGGTGGAGCTGACCAGGATCTCCATCAGTGCTCCCACCCCTCGTTCCACGCCTGCACCTCGGCGGCGTGGCGGGTGCAGCCCTTGGCGTGGCCGTCCTCGCTGTTGGCCGGGTTGCCCTCGAACGGGCCGTGGTCGGTGACCAGGCCGTCGCAGGTCGAGCAGCGCCAGTACGCGCACGGCGTCCGGAACGAGCGCACCCCGTCCGGCTCGGGGTCCGGGGCCCGGCCGCAGACCAGCCAGTCGAACGCCGCCTCCCCCACGACCGCGACCTCGTCGGTGGTGATGCCGAGCGCGTCGGCGATCTGGTCCCAGGACCGGCCCGACGCGCGGGCGGCCCGGGCGTACTCAGTCAGCTGGGACTCCGCCACCGTGTGCACGAGCAGCGCGGCCCGGATTCCGGCCAGCGGGTCGTCGAGGCGGCGGTCGGTGAACACCGTGAACCCCGGGATCGGGACCTCGGCCTCGGCCGCGCCGAACGCCTCGACGGCGATCCGGCGCACCAGCTCACGGACCCGACCGGACACGGCGGTCCTCGGGGACGCGTCGAACACGCTCATCACCGACCACCGCCCGCGGTGACCACGAGGGCAGCGGCCCACCGGTCGACGGTCCGACGGGTCACGCCCAGCGTGCGGGCGACGTCGCCACGGTCGGCTCCCGCGGTGAGCGCGGCGCAGCCCGCAGCGATGACCGGCGCCCGATCGGTCCGCGGAGACGGCACGGGCACGACGGCCGGCCGTCGCTCGACGCGACGACTCCGAGGCGTGGCCCGGCGGGCGCGGCGCCGCTCGTCCTCGGTCAGCCCACCGGCGATGCCGTGCGGCTGCTCGGCGATGGCCCACGTCCGGCACGCGGCAATGACCGGGCACCCCGCGCACACCCACAGAGCCCGCCGCTCCTCCGCGGCCAGGGCCGCACCGGCGGTCGCGGTCGGGAAGAACAGCTCCGGGTCGACGTCGCGGCAGCCCGCGCGGGCCCGCCAGTCCAGCTCCTCGCCCCGCCCGGGGTTCGGGTCTACGGTGAACATCTCTCCTACCTCCTGTTGGTTGGTGAGAGCGGCCCGGCGGTGTGCTTCCGCCAAGAACCCGTCGCCGGGCCGTCCCATCTCTTGCGTGCTCGCCTCGGTCACGACGTGTCCCCTCGCTCCGGGGACCGAGCCGGGGCGGCGAAAAGCCCCGGCAACGCGTCCAGCTCCGCCCGCTCTCGGTGCCGGTCGGCCGCCGAGTCCCGGCCCGCTCGGGCGCAGGGGACGACGTCGGCCAGGTGCGCGAGCCGGACCGGCAACGGCCGGTTCTCCAGCAGACACACCGCGACCTGCCGAGACGGGCACTCCTGCCGACGCACCACCGGCCACCCACACCCCGGACACCGACCCGCCCCGACCACGTAGTGCTCGACTACGACCTGCAACCGGTCCGTCCGCCCGGTCGGGCGCAGCAAGCGCGGGTCCAGGTCCTCGGGCTGCACGACCCGCTCGCGCACCGCCCACTCCGGCGCGGGGCGGACGCTCACGCCGACCACCCAGCGCCCTCGTCCCGCCACACGGCGGCACCGGCCTCGGTCAGCCCGTAGCGCAGCCCCGCCGCCTCCACCGGATCCGGCACCCGGCCCATGCCGTCCGGGCAGAGCACCGAGCCATCGGCGTGGGAGAACTCCGGCGGACGCCCGGCGCGAGCGGGCCACCCCGACGGCGGCGCGTCGACCACGGGGCCGGCGCAGCCCGGGCACACCAGATCTGTGACGTCGATGCGGTCGTCGCCCAGGTCCACGACGGGCGGGCCTGGCAGGAAGATCACGCTCACGCTGGCCTCCGAGGAGATTGAGGAGGGTCGGCTGGTCCGGCCCTCCGGTGGCGGCGTCCCGTCCGCCACCGCGCCGTCAGGCGCGCACGGCCTCGGAGGCTCGCCGTCAAGGGCCGGACGCAGTCCGGTCGCGCAGCGACGCGCAGCGCCCTTGACGGGGAGGGAGGCCGGGCCAAACTCGGGCCGGACGGCCCTCCGCCCGCCGCAGGCGGGTCCACCCCGGTCCTCGGCCCGCCCGGCCGTGAGGGCGAGGTCTCCCCCATCGGAACCGGCGGCCGGGTTCACTGCCCGCTCCCGGCCGACGCACCCGCGCCGTTGAGGGCGGGCGTGGCCGCCTGGTCGAACGCCGACACGAACGTCGAGATCGCGTCCGGCAGCCCCGAGCCGACCGGTGTGGCGATGAACAGCACGAGCGCGATCAGCGAGAACACCACCGCGCCCATCGCGACCCGCGCCTTCGCGCAGATCACCGCACCGAGCACCATGAACAGGATCAGCACCCCGACGCTGCCCATCAGCCCGCGCTCCCGTGCTGCACCGGCGCCCAGCCCGACGCGTCGACGACGGTCTGCTCGGCGACGGCGAGGTCGGCGATGGCCTCGATCGCCTTCGCTGGGATGATCAGCCGCCCGCGGATCCGGACCGCCGGGAACTCCCCCGCCGCGATCGCCCGGTAGACGGTCATCGGCGACATCCCGAGCAGCGCCGCGACCTGCGCCACGCTGTAGAACCTCGGCGCCAGCGGCGCCGTCTCCGACCCTCGAAGAACACTCATCATGACCCCAATCTGTACATGTTAGGTACATGTACTGAACAAGTAAGGCACGAGTGGCGATCGGAGTCAATCGCCGTGGCCTTCCGTGAACCGAGATTGCAGTCGCGAACGGTGTTGTCGGGAGATGACGCGGGATGACGTGAGGTGATGCGACCATCCGCATCAGGGTTGATTTCCCCAGGTCAGCAAGTCACCGTTGATCTCGGGACGAGGGGGCGTCGATGGGCAACCGGCTCGCGCAGGTCCGCGCGGAGCGCGGCTGGAAGAAGGCTCGATTGCTGCACGAGCTGCGGGCGGCAGCGACCCGGCGGGGCGAGCAACTCCCCAAGGACGAGAGCCTCGGGCGCCGCGTCGCCGTCTGGGAGAACCAGGACGGCGTCGTCGGCGACTTCTACCGCGAGCTGCTGTGCGAGGTGTACCGCTGCTCCGCCGTCGAGCTGGGTCTCGTCGAGCCACCGTCCCCGGAGCCGGTCGCGATCGACCCCGTCACCGAGCCGTTCGAGCTGCCGGAGTTCACCCGCCTCGACCCCGGCCTGGTCGACCTCCTGCGGTCCCAGACGCAGACCATCCGCCTCCTGGACCGCCGACTCGGCGGGGCGACGGTGCACAGCCAGGCCGTCGCGCACGTCGAGACCGTGGAGAGCCTGGTCCGCAACGCCCTGCCCGGGACGGCGCGGGAGCAGGCGGCCGACGAACTCGGCCAGGCCGCGGCGCTCGCCGGGTGGCAGGCGCTCGACATGGGACGCCTCCCGGAGGCGTGGCGGCTGCACGAGATCGCGACCGCGGCAGCGCGCGAGAGCGGGCTACCGGCCGGGCTGGGGTACTCGCGGGCGCAGCAGGCGTTCATCCTGCTCGACGCCGGACGCGCCGAGGATGCCCTCGACCTGATCGCCTCGGCGCAGAACATCGCCCGCGGCCCGGCCCCGCGCGAGCTGCTGGCCTGGTTGCACGCCGCGCACGGCGAGGCGCTCGCCGCACTCGGCGACCGGGACGCCGCGCTCCGGTCGCTCGACGCCGCGGCAGCGGCCCTACCGACGCAGGCGGAGCACGCCCTGCCCTACCTCATGCTCGACGCCGGACACCTGGCCCGGTGGCGCGGACACTGCCTGGCTCGTCTCGGCGAGGCGTCCGCGATCGACGATCTCGGGACCGCCCTGGCCGCGATGCCGGAGGGTCAGTACGGCCGCGCTGAGGTCAGCCTGCGGGTCGACCTCGCGCTGGCCCTGCGGGCGCGAGGTGAAGTCACCGAGTCGCGGGCCCAGGCGGAACGCGCGGGTCGCCTGGCCGGCCGGACCGGGTCCGAGCGGCAGCGGCGAGGGATCCGCGAGCTACTCGGCCCGTAACGGCGCCGTCGGCCCGGACAACGCCAGGACGTGCAGCAGCCCGACCAGCGCGCCGGAGTTCCCGACCTTCCCGTCCGCGATCAGGTCCGGGACGTCGGCGAGCGGCACCCACCGGAACGTGCCCTCGTTGAGCTCGGTCGGATTGGCGACCTGCTCAGCGCCGCGGGCGAGGAACACGTGGTGCGCGCTGCGCACGGTCCCGGCCATCGGCTCGAACGTCACCAGGTGCTCGACCGTCCGAGGCCGGTAACCGGTCTCCTCCTCGACCTCCCGGGCCGCGGTCTCGACGGGCGCCTCGCCGTCGTCGAGCAGGCCACCCGGAAGCTCCCAGTTCCACAGGTCCGGCACGAAGCGGTGACGCCAGGACAGCAGGACGTTGCGGCCGTCGTCGTCCAGGACCACGGTCATGGCGGCCGCGGGCAGCGTGACCGTGTGGTGCTCGAAACGCTCACCCGACGGCTGGGAGATGTCGGCCAGGCCGACGGTTACCCACTCGTTGTCGTAGATCACGCGCTCGCTGTGCACGTGCCAGACGTCGTCCGGGCTCGTCATGAAGCGACCGTAGCGTTCTCGGTCAGGGCTCGACGGGCCGCACGAAGGCCCCGACTCCATGCCGCACGACAACGACCCCGGAGTCCGCCAGCACCTTGAACGCGCGACGCGCGGTGTTGCGGGAGACATCGTACTGCTCCATCACGACAGCCTCGCTCGGCAGCGGGGCATCCGGCGCAAGCGTTCCGGCGCGGATCTGTTCGGCGAGGTCCTCGGCGATGCGGCCGTACGCCGTGGTCCGGTCTGCTCCCGTGCCTCCGGCTACCCGGCGGCCGACCCCCGGGACGACCTCCACGAGGCCGTCGTCCACGAGAAGCGCGAGGGCGGCACGAGCCGTCCCTCGGGCCACGCCGTACTCCTCGCAGAGCCGTGCCTCCGAGGGTACGAGCGAGCCGGGCACCAGAACGCCGTCCCGAATGCGATGGCGGAGATCCTCCGCGATGCAGCGGGAAGTCCCACGAGGGGCCACAGCGACTACGCTCCACGGTTCGGCGGACAGTTCTGCCGAGAGTATCGGCCGGACAGAGGAGGCGGCGCGGAAGACAGGAGCCTCCGCATCGGCGGACATCTCGTCGCCCTGAGGGCGGCGATGAAAGGGCTCCTCCTCAGCGTCTGGC harbors:
- the mobF gene encoding MobF family relaxase, which produces MLRIVNGYSPEYLLKEVATGRENYYTGAVADGEPPGRWWGAGAEKLGLHGLVEAQDMRAVYERFLDPRDTAFHDPSQWDTVPTLGHTGRKYLSEDEIYAAALEREPDAAAERRAQLRTDAGKSARHNVAFYDATFSVQKSVTLLHTAFEAREVAARQAGDEATAAAWGQFRAAVEDAIWAGNNAALELLQDKAGYTRVGHHGGAAGRYADAHAFTVASFFQHDSRDRDPQLHVHNTILNRVEGPDGVWRTVDGRSLHRWRPAAAAVAERTTEERITASLGLVMATRPDGKAREVVGVSEQAMSLISTRRNKVTAKTAELVEAFEARYGHAPNGYQLERLAQQATLATRARKSHQGETREELLDRVAARMDAEIAGGLAGIADAALAARPGEVPPMQWSPAEVVYVALAEVQNSRTVWTRPDLIRALNSALPDHLGISDGAQIAKLLDVLADEAMTADLASVQTKRPAADVLPDEYKLANGDSAFEAPGATLYATTGHVHTERILAGAAGRHDGERLPDAVIDRFLTGLAANGTRLGAAQEAAVHGILGSGARVETLVGPPGTGKSFTVGMMARAWTAPDLTSGGPPRRVFGLATAQAATTVLAEQGLTARNIAAWLATQDRLTAGRPRDDADLGFRLHSGDIVVVDESAMTDTPALAAIHGHVDAAGAKLLLVGDPRQLAAIGAGGGMDLISRAGGARYELNEARRFTHAWEREASLRLREGDTTVLDEYHRHGRLIDCGPRDAAEASAARAWLADTLAGKASLLLVDTNDQADRLSSELRAQLVDLGLVTESGVRLGRTGAYAGVGDVVEARAIGHDLAGFEGNIRAPHTRERFRVVGVRDDGGLDVTTDLSRDGDEAGERMVLSPRFVADDLALGYAGTRYCGQGATVTTCHSVVTDRTDQAAALVGMTRGTDANTAYVATVTELPDAADGGRDHQLHRSPKAVLTTALELAEPDRSALTIAEDSAQWAESIPVAAELFADAAHQASVRRTSAWLDRLTDTGVLTVEQRDQLAAEDASTSLTRVLRRAEVSGTDPYAALHATITGQPLTGARNLTNVIHARLRDRQRFEPDVGTWADRVPHLDDPQMTRYLDRLAEHLDQRTAELGAAAAAGPPSWATELLGEVPDRDAAEARTEWERRAGAVAACRALTGREDIDATEAGPAEALDVLGAAPKPGMVEHHAAYCAGWEALGRPRADREEFELSDGALRMRVRAYERQQAWAPRYVANELAGTRQAAEHHRGAATLHRAEADAATDPARAAELHQAADGAASLAAELDRRTGELEEVEAARGRWLLRTAVDRDKHDRAVIALAHRNSDRDTPDERVTADEWLTAHDEAMRAEDEHRPITEHDLDDTVDESHTLDDGPVLETAVPDLRETAATQPRERHEDDVRVPTTAESEHSVTRARRALDEIQAQEVYEAGLDTSEARDVDHARNDPYADEVGDGEDDYADRWG
- a CDS encoding type IV secretory system conjugative DNA transfer family protein codes for the protein MERGVGALMEILVSSTALVLAMFAAGALLAWARGARALAAGLALVALLPAATIVTALSWPALVAVVGLAGVIVWHRWSRSSATVSRWAARSRRKVGVASSLDIVRHAGTLAVRRRTGTVRPSLAGLPRWQRARLATSEAAVELCRTGVLRVWALVEDVVIVVGGPRTGKTGWLAGRVLDAPGAALVTSTRTDLLDLCAPLRRQTRGEVFVFNPAGLGGRASTITFDPLTGCTDPVSATERATDMLAAVASGSGGDREFWDGQARRVLAALLHAAALGHKLMADVLGWVADPDTAGREVPALLRRSGVTAFEQDVMQFLTTNERTRSSITSSVMPALGWLTHPAAAAAAEPGDGFDVARLLDDRATVFLLGAEEAQTAPLVCALTGHIAREARRLAAGQPKGRLDPPLGLFLDEAALISPVPLESWTADMGGRGVTILCAFQSRAQLLARWGEHKAATILNNTAAVMIFGGTRDKADLEFWSTLAGERDERVTTTDDHGRVASRSVRKVPVLAPAQIANLPAGRVVVIRRGIAPVIGRAQMAWRRRDVRRRARVLARIQAENRWHRRGEAARVWADGQLERLLVLLAARWPDRYSEAAERVRSSNRMFAELRAIRRGTEADQAVEETAPHEPGPDCEGGRPAGPAGGASDGRWTR
- a CDS encoding helix-turn-helix domain-containing protein, whose protein sequence is MAQVAALLGMSPMTVYRAIAAGEFPAVRIRGRLIIPAKAIEAIADLAVAEQTVVDASGWAPVQHGSAG
- a CDS encoding GntR family transcriptional regulator; this translates as MSPATYLSDPPARVVVAGCGEPSPPPALPFGGCVGSWWISKVFRRMPRLAMSSPDAEEEPFHRRPQGDEMSADAEAPVFRAASSVRPILSAELSAEPWSVVAVAPRGTSRCIAEDLRHRIRDGVLVPGSLVPSEARLCEEYGVARGTARAALALLVDDGLVEVVPGVGRRVAGGTGADRTTAYGRIAEDLAEQIRAGTLAPDAPLPSEAVVMEQYDVSRNTARRAFKVLADSGVVVVRHGVGAFVRPVEP
- a CDS encoding WhiB family transcriptional regulator, which translates into the protein MFTVDPNPGRGEELDWRARAGCRDVDPELFFPTATAGAALAAEERRALWVCAGCPVIAACRTWAIAEQPHGIAGGLTEDERRRARRATPRSRRVERRPAVVPVPSPRTDRAPVIAAGCAALTAGADRGDVARTLGVTRRTVDRWAAALVVTAGGGR
- a CDS encoding NUDIX hydrolase, with protein sequence MTSPDDVWHVHSERVIYDNEWVTVGLADISQPSGERFEHHTVTLPAAAMTVVLDDDGRNVLLSWRHRFVPDLWNWELPGGLLDDGEAPVETAAREVEEETGYRPRTVEHLVTFEPMAGTVRSAHHVFLARGAEQVANPTELNEGTFRWVPLADVPDLIADGKVGNSGALVGLLHVLALSGPTAPLRAE
- a CDS encoding FUSC family protein codes for the protein MNPPSHPEPGDGGALARLAGQVDTLRRQVAELEPIRDQVGELGRLVGQLSEALAAVTARRRIPAAPSWLLAPTDTAETRRLLDELCGWAQAVFLRYPDAAKVLPECWLWHPEVVEELLWLMHAWLAAYQGPAASVGAAGDWHDRQRPGVVNRIRKEAGSCSIERHQTRPGWSAPGGAALPVPGTDHVEEIARWWAGQRDQAPPEPAPAVDAGPIGTALR